In the Brassica napus cultivar Da-Ae chromosome A7, Da-Ae, whole genome shotgun sequence genome, one interval contains:
- the LOC111199204 gene encoding patellin-4-like → MTAEVKVEEKQVESEVVIASAVAPVEETTVKAVVEEEVDGSEAKVVEKSSSFKEESDFFSDLKDSEKKALSDLKTKLEEAIVENTLFKKKKETPVKVVEKKKAEEDKAVVTEEAKAEERPKEEAKTDAVVTEEAKAETIEDVVQKESPKEEEVKTEADVVDTKEAEIAEEEKKTEEAVVTKEATVEQEEEDEIVDNDIELWGVPLLPSKGAEGTDVILLKFLRARDFKVNDAFEMLKKTLKWRKEQKIDSVLGEDFGEDLASAAYMNGLDRESRPVCYNVYQTTFGSEQSRENLLRWRFQLMEKGIQKLDLKPGGVTSLLQIHDLKNCPGLSKTELWVAIKNAIVALQDNYPELVSKNVFINVPLWFYAVSTFLSPFLTQRTKSKFVVTRPANATETLLKYIPAEEIPVQYGGFKRDDDNEFSNEAVSEVVVKPGSSETIEIPATETEGTLVWDVAVLGWEVNYKEEFVPADEGAYTIIVQKVKKIGSNEGPVRNSFKNSESGKIVLTVDNVSSKKKKRVLYRYRTKTESSC, encoded by the exons ATGACTGCAGAAGTTAAGGTTGAGGAGAAGCAGGTGGAGTCTGAGGTTGTTATTGCCTCTGCTGTTGCTCCTGTGGAGGAGACAACAGTGAAAGCTGTTGTGGAGGAAGAAGTTGATGGGAGCGAGGCTAAGGTTGTGGAGAAGAGTTCTTCTTTTAAAGAGGAGAGTGATTTCTTCTCTGATTTGAAGGATTCTGAGAAGAAGGCTTTGAGTGATCTGAAGACAAAGCTTGAAGAAGCAATTGTTGAGAACACGCTctttaagaagaagaaagagactcCTGTGAAGGTGGTTGAGAAGAAGAAGGCTGAAGAGGACAAGGCTGTTGTTACAGAAGAAGCCAAAGCTGAGGAACGCCCCAAAGAAGAAGCAAAGACTGATGCTGTTGTGACCGAGGAAGCCAAAGCTGAGACAATTGAGGATGTTGTTCAAAAGGAAAGccccaaagaagaagaagtaaagacTGAGGCTGATGTTGTCGACACCAAAGAGGCTGAGAttgcagaagaagagaagaaaaccgAGGAGGCTGTTGTTACCAAAGAAGCCACTGTGGAgcaggaggaagaagatgagattGTGGATAACGATATCGAGCTATGGGGAGTGCCGCTACTTCCAAGCAAAGGAGCTGAAGGCACAGATGTAATCCTCTTGAAGTTCCTGAGAGCGAGAGACTTCAAAGTCAATGATGCCTTTGAGATGCTCAAGAAAACTCTCAAATGGAGAAAGGAACAGAAGATTGATTCGGTCCTTGGGGAAGACTTTGGCGAGGATCTTGCCTCTGCAGCTTATATGAACGGTCTGGACCGTGAATCACGCCCGGTTTGTTACAATGTCTACCAGACGACATTTGGATCAGAGCAAAGCAGAGAGAATCTGTTGAGATGGAGGTTTCAGCTGATGGAGAAGGGAATCCAGAAGCTCGATCTGAAACCAGGTGGTGTTACTTCTCTTCTCCAGATCCATGACCTCAAAAACTGCCCTGGACTTTCCAAGACAGAGCTATGGGTTGCAATCAAGAACGCCATAGTAGCTTTGCAGGACAACTACCCGGAGCTTGTTTCCAAAAAC GTATTCATCAACGTTCCCTTATGGTTCTACGCCGTCAGCACTTTCCTGTCTCCATTCTTAACACAACGAACCAAGAGCAAGTTTGTTGTGACTCGTCCAGCTAATGCCACAGAGACTCTTCTCAA GTACATTCCAGCAGAGGAGATCCCTGTTCAGTACGGTGGATTCAAAAGAGATGATGATAATGAATTCTCCAACGAAGCTGTTTCTGAAGTTGTTGTGAAGCCTGGATCATCTGAAACCATCGAGATCCCAGCTACTGAG acTGAAGGAACATTGGTTTGGGACGTTGCTGTTTTGGGATGGGAAGTGAATTACAAGGAAGAGTTTGTGCCAGCAGATGAAGGAGCTTACACCATAATTGTCCAAAAGGTGAAGAAGATCGGTTCTAATGAAGGTCCGGTCAGGAACAGTTTCAAGAACAGTGAGTCTGGTAAGATTGTTCTCACCGTTGACAATGTCTctagcaagaagaagaagagagttctgTACAGGTACAGGACCAAGACGGAATCCTCTTGCTGA